In the genome of Oscillospiraceae bacterium, the window TGTGCTATCATTATCCTATCCCGGCAAATGCGGACAATCAGAAAGGACAGTGCTAAATAAATATGGAAGAGACAAAATCGACACGTGCCGAATTCGTGCGGAGCTTTAAAAAAACCGATATACATGTTCATGCGGTTGAAAACAACCGTTATCCACATCCCGGAGGAAGCCTTTTTGTCACTCCGGATAAGCTTCGTGAAAAATATGCCGAAATGAACGTATCAAGAGCTCTTATTTTACCTATGATGGGAAGCAACTGCTCCCATATAATGCAGTCCAACGAGGATGCATATCTGATGGTTAAAAAAAACAGTGATTTTTTAAGCTGGTTCTGTTATCTTGATCCCCGGCTGGCGTGGAACTCTCCGTCCACCGATTTTAGTCACTTTATAAACTATTATAAATCCATGGGCGCAAAGGGCATCGGCGAGCTCACATTCAACACATCAATTACAGATCCTCTTTGCGATAATTTATATACTCACGCCGAAAAATGCGGAATGCCTCTGACAATTCATCTTGCAGGTCATGTAGGAGGAACTTACGGGCTTGTTGATTCTCTCGGGCTTAACGGACTTGAAACGGTTCTGAAAAATCATCCCGGTCTTAGAATTCTCGGTCATTCCCAATACTTCTGGGCGCATATGTCTGCCGATGTCACCGAAGAAGCAGCTGAAGGATATCCCAGCGGAAAAGTCATCCCCGGACGTCTGTGCGAGCTTGCCGAAAAATATGACAATCTGCTGTTCGATCTTTCAGCTGACAGCGGAGGAAACGCGATAACACGCGATCCGGAATTCGGCATCGCGTTTTTGAAGAAATACAGCAAACGCTGTTATTTCGGAACAGATATTGTATTTTACGATACTATGCCCACTCTTTATTCTTTTCTTGACAACGCTTATACTGACGGAATGCTGACAAAAGATGAATACACAGCGATATGTGCCGAAAACGCCAACAAGCTTTTGAAATAAGAGGTTAGTAAATATGTCTAAAACACTTGTAAAAAAAATTGATATACATGTCCACACTATGGATTACGGCGGTATTGAAGTACCGCGCTTCGACGGCTCAAGATATGCCACTCCGGCGGAGATTATTGAAATATACGACAAAATCGGCGTCGAAAAGGGCGTCATACTGCCGGAGATTTTCCCCGAATGCGGATGGATAATGCAGTCGAACGAGGAAGCGCTCCGCATTGCGGAAAAATACAAGGGACATTTCGAATGGTTCTGCGATATTGATCCGCGCGCGCTATATAATTCGCCTGACTCTGATCTCGGATATCTCATAAAATATTATAAATCTCTCGGTGCGAAGGGCATCGGCGAAGTGGTCATTAACGAATACGCCGACGGGCCTCTAATGGATAATCTGTTTTATCACGCTTCAAAAAATAAAATGTCCGTCACATTTCACCTCGCCACTCATCGCGGTGGCTGTTACGGGCTTGTAGAGGATCACGGCCTTAAGCGTCTCGAACACATGCTTAAAAAATACCCTGATCTCGTATTGCTCGGCCATTCTCAGCCATTCTGGGCGGAAATTGGCGCCGATTGCACCGATGAAAACCGCGATTATTACCCCACCGGAAAGGTCGAGGAAGGTAATCTCGTCCGTCTCATGCGTGAATATCCCGGGCTTTGCGGCGATCTCTCCGCCGGAAGCGGCTTCAACGCGGTCAGCCGCGATCCGGAATTCGGATACCGCTTTATCGAGGAATTCAAACACAAGCTGTATTATGGTACGGATATATGTGATCCTCGCAATATCAACGATCCTATGCTGAAGCTCTCTCACTGGCTTGACGAAGCATATCTCAACGATAAAATAAGCGAAGAAGCGTATCTCTGCGTAAGCCGTAAAAACGCCGAAAAGCTTCTCGGATTATAATAATGTTCTGATTAGAAGTTGAAGTAAAATGAAAAATGTAACTATATATACCGACGGCGCATGCCGCGGCAATCCAGGACCGGGCGGTTGGGGCACAGTTTTAGTTTATAACGGCGTTGAAAAGGAGCTTTCCGGAGGCGATCCTGATACAACCAACAACAGGATGGAGATAATGGCGGTTATCGCCGGGCTTGAAGCTTTGAAGGAGCCGTGCGAAGCGCTTATTATAAGTGACTCGAAATATGTCGTTGACGCGATAGAAAAAGGATGGCTCGCTTCATGGCAGAAACGGGGATGGCGCAAAGCCGACGGCACCCCGGCACTCAACATTGATCTATGGAAGCGGCTTCTCACCGCCGCCGCAGATCACAAAATTTCTTTTTCATGGGTCAAAGGTCATGCCGGGCATTCGTATAACGAACGCTGCGACGAGCTTGCTGTTGCCGCCTCTGAAAATGCAGCCAAAAGAGGAAAATAAATCGCAGGGCGGGATGAAAAATCCTGTCCTGTTTTTTCATCTGAATTTATTACGGTAAATACATGCTGTAATATTGCGGTTTTTAGAAATATGGCTCTGGAATATAGCTTTTCTCGCTTATAAAACAATACTATAAACTACCGTTCAAAAATACACGGCGGGATGAGAACATTTCGCACTATAAATACATGATTATGGAGAAACGCAACCAGACTTTGCTTGCTATTATCAGAATACATTTGTATAATAAAGAAAAGAGGTGATTTCATGTTTGATACGAAGAAATTCGGAGGTTATGTTTCGAAACTTCGCAAGAATTCCGACATGACACAGTCTGAACTTGCAGAGCGGCTTAATCTTACTCGTCAGGCGGTGTCTAAATACGAAACCGGAGACAGCTTTCCGGATGTAACAATTCTTGTCCTTATCGCAGACACATTCGGAGTGACGCTTGATGAATTAATCAATTCCGGCGAACCCACCCGCGGCGAAGCGGCTATTCTCGACAGCGCGGCGAAAGGCCGCGATGTTATCGCGGAAAGCCTTGCTGATATAGTGAACCTTGCGCCGCTGTTAAAGCCGAGTGTTCTTACGAAGATGTCAAATGGTCTTTCAAAGCAAGGAATAGATATTTCAAGTATAGTGAAGCTTGCCGAATATTTAAACGATGAAGGCGTGATTTCCTTGCTCGAAAGCGCCACATATGATACCGTTAATGATGAACTGCTTGAAAAGCTGATGCCTGTGTTGGACGATAAATCTAAGGGAATGATATTTCAGAAGATACTCGATGGTGAAATAGACTGGCATCTGATTAAAACAATTGTACCGTATGCCGAATATATGTCAAGTCAAATTGAAGCGGCGGTTGTAGAAGGAGCTCTGCCCTGGGAAGCGCTGAGCATTCTTCACGAAGGGTTGAAAATTTCCTGGGAAAAGAAAAAGAAAGACGGCGAACTGTGATAAGCAAGATCAAAAACGCCATCTATCTTATTCGCTATGCGTGGAGAAAATGTAAACGGCTGTTCTTTACAACATCGGTCAAATATATTTTCTCTTCCGTCCTTCCGCTGATCGGTATCGTCGGTATTGGCAGCATTGTAGACGCGCTTGTGGCAGGAAAATCAACGGCTGAGGTAAGCCGCAAAGGTTTGTATTATGAGATGTATGAAAAGCAAAGAAAACCATATACCGGTGTTGTATGAAAGGAGCTGTTATATTGAAAGCGGAAATCAATCGCAATCTTGAACTTGTGGAAATATTGCTGTATCTTGCCGACAGGCAAAACAGGACAGAGCAGGCGCTTAAAAATATTTATTATATCACAAAAATTAATGAGTATTTTGGCAAATACAAGTCTCATCCCGCAGTAGCTCTTACACAAAAGCTGATTGATGAGCAAAATTTTAGATATATCAAGCCGATAAGAGCGATTTTATCCCTTGATGATATTTTAAACAACAACACTAACAGACTTTATGAATGGGCGACTGCGGTAATTGATTTCGTTGTAGTCAGTCACTTTGATGGTTTTATATTAGCAATGAACAGTTATTACAACATGATAATCAAAAAGATTCAAGGCTTTGACATTAAAAAATGCATTAACTTTACAAATTATTACTTTAAGGGGAGCAATGAGCCTTTTCGTCTTATGATTTGCCCTTTCGACGGAAATTACGGCTTTGTGCTTGACGGTATATTAAATGTTGTCCGGTGTCTGCCATATGACGGAGACGGAAACATCGACACTGTATACACGAATCGTCTGATAGGCGGTATCGCCCACGAATATGCTCACTGTTTTGTCAATCCGGTTATAGAAAAATACAAAGACAGACTTCACGAATATAAAGAATTTTTTGCCGCGCATAAAAACATGTACACTTATTACAATGTGGATTATGCTGTTATGAATGAGTATTTTGTCAGAGCTTATACGTTTAGATATATGCGGTTGTTTAGAAACGATTTTCCTGATTATGATGAATATTGCAACGACACAGAAAAAACAAAGACAGCTTTTATTATATATCTTGATAAGTTTGTTGAATTTCTAATCGAATATGAGCAGTCGAATCTTGCGTTTGATGAATTCTATCTTAAAAATTTACATAGAATAGGAGAATTTAAATGAACAGCATGTTTCTATGCCCAAAATGTAAAAGCGAGTTTGATTTGCCAAAATGCCCCGTCTGCGGATATGAGGTAACTCAGATAAATACCATTTATCAATTTTGCGACGATCCGTCAGTAAAGCTCGAAGGATATAATCAGTACATAGGCTATGATGGAATCGGCGAGGACTTTGAACCAGCCGTCAAATTCTGGGATACCAACGATGTCGAACGATATGGTGTATATGAAGCCTGCGGAGATTTGATCGTGCAGAGGTTCGGGCGTGATATCACCGTTCTTGATCTCGGCGCCGGGCTTGGAACTGCGTCGATCCCTCTTGCAAAGAACGGAATTTACACCATCGCTGCCGACATTTCAAACGTGATGCTCTCTACCGCCGTAAAACGCGCGGCAGGGCGGTATGACAATTTGGTATTTGCGCGGATGAACGCATACAATCTTATGATTGCAGACAATAGAGTTGATATTATTGTGGAGAACGCGATGCTTCATCTAGTCGATAACCCGGAAAAGGTCATTAAAGAAATCGTTCGCGTTTTAAAGCCCGCAGGACATCTTATCCGTTACGGTTCCTATTCACAGCCATTATCGGAAGAAGAGGCAAAGCAAAACGCCCTGTGCAACAATATTTTATCTGACATAAATGGTGTATTTTACAATTATCTTACAGCTCACGGATTTAAAAGTATTTGGTTCTACAATCGTTTTGCGGAGATTATTCCACAATATTTTGATGTGCCCATTAACAATATAGCAAATGGCTTTTCGGAAGTTTTCACCGAAAAGCTTAAATTTCGTCTGCACAGGTTGAAAACCGGAGCTCATTCTGATTTACAGAATATCCCAAAGGAGCTGATCAATACAGCCTGGAGCACCGCGGATAAATACGCGCGGGATAAGTACGGAGATGACTATATAAATATAAAAGGATTTTCAAGATACGGAACTGCAATTGATATCTATAAAGCAAAATGAATTTCTGCATATATTAACATTTAATAAAGCTGCAGTATCATCTGTTATTAAACGGCGATAAATAACACTGTTTTAGAAGAGAGAAAAGCCCATATATCAGAGTCTTTCTCTCTTAAAGCGTGATTATTTAATTGCCGTGTTAATAATTTATACTGCAGCTTTTTTATTGAGATGGAAACATGAGAAATAAATCAAGACGAAATTCAAGCAAGCCGAAAATCAATATTAATCACGAATTTAAACAGTTTCTAAAGGGTATATTTCCTGTATACTTATACGAAAGCTTTTGCGGAGCTTTTCCGAAAAGCGACCGAAATCCCTATATTTGCTGTGTTTTATTCAAAAAACGACTCATATGATTCCGGAAATCCCAAAATATTCTTCGAGTATGGTAGGAATTTCGTCTTCTCTGAGCTCATGAACCTCGACTCCTTGAGGTGAAAAACGCTTCAGGACAAGTCCGTCAATCGTAATTCTGCCGTCAGGAGTTTTTATTGAAATCATACGCTGTTTTCCAAACGGGCTGTCAGGAGACTTTTCACACCAGAACGAAGCCGCCATATAATCGATTTCCTGCTGAGGCTCAGAAGTAAAAGCGTAAAAATCGCGCCATTTCCCTTCGTGCAGATCCTGCAAAATATAACCAAGTACAGGATCGCGGATGAAACGGTATGCTTCGCCGCAGATGATTTGTACCGCGCCTTCGGTTAATTTCACGGGAATTCTCGGAGCGGATTGACCGATTCCGGCATCGGCGATAAATGATTCTCCGTTTATGTATACGCGTATCACCCTGTGATGCCTCATTTGCATCCCGGTGGTACCGCGCAAAAAGCGGGCGAACATACTCTCTGTAACAAACCCAGCTTCTTTGAGCATCGCCTCAAAAAGAGCGTTTATTTCAAAGCAATAGCCTCCGCGTCGGCGCGTTACGATTTTATCATACAGTGTATTGATGTCAAGAGCTATGGGTATGCCGTTTATTATGTCAAGATTTTCATACGGCACATGCGTTACATGTGTATATTGAATTTTCGCGAGTGTTTCTTCGGAAGGGACAAGAGTTCCATTATTCTCATATCCTATCCGATCAAGCCATTTATCGAGATGTGAACCCTTTGTGATACTGAAATCCATTATACATCCTTTCAGAGATTCATATGGATTCAGTTTTTACCGTTAACAACAGCGAATCTCTTTATTTTTCTTGTAGTGGTTTTTTCAAATTCCTGATTGCGGAATTGCACGCGTTTAATTTGCTTGTACATCGGAAGGCCCGAATTAACGGTGTCTATTTCCTGACGAATGAGCTTCTCAAGTTTTTCTTTCCCATATTCGGCCGATTTATCCTGATTTGGGAATACTTCCGCCGTTATCATAGATTCGGCGTTGTCCGCATCAGTAACAGGGAAAACGATTATTTCGGAAATATACGGGCTTTCGTCAAAATAGCTTTCAAGCTCCTCAGGATAAACATTTTTACCGTTTTTAAGTACGATTACATTTTTCTTTCTCCCGGTAATAAAAAGACGTCCGAGTTCGTCGATCTTTCCGATATCTCCGGTCAAGAACCAACCGTCTTCAAAAGCGGCAGCGGTGGCGACGGGATTCTTGTAATAACCGAGCATAACATTGTCGCCCTTGACGCAGATCTCTCCTTCTCCGTTTTCGTTGGGATTGTTAATTTTTATGCTGCAGTTTCTAATCGGAACGCCGCACGAATATGCGTCGTAAAAATAATCGCGGTTTACGCATACGAGAGGAGAGCATTCAGTAATACCGTATCCGGTCAGCACTTCAATGCCGATATCTTCAAAAAACTCACAAATATGGGGCTTTACTGCGGCGCCGCCGCAGATAAATCTTGTAAAATTACCGCCGAGAGAGTCATGTATGCTTTTAAACAAGGTCTTTCTCATATCAACGCCGATTTTCATAAGTCCCCGCGAAGCATTCATAAGTGTTTTAAGTATTTTATCCTTATGACCTTCTTCGGCCGTCGCCCATATGCGTTTGTATATCGACTCGACAACAAGCGGAACGCACTGCATATCGCACGGCTTGTAGTTTTTCATGTTTACGGCAAGAGCGCGAAGATTTTCGTTTATATATATTACCCGTCCCATATGCATATAGCACAGTATTCCGGTCGTGGCTTCAAAGGTATGATGATACGGCAAAACGGACAAGCAGGAATCGTGAATATGCATTGAATTTAAAGCGTTTATCGCGGTAGATACGATGTTATATTCACTCAGCATGACACCCTTTGCAATCCCGGTCGTGCCGGATGTGTAAACAAGAGAGGATAAAACTTCGTTATCGGTGGCAAGGGAAGTATATGATTTATCGCCGGCCTTCAACAGCGAGTCGCCTTTTTCAATAAGCGCTTCAAAAGAAGCAAAAGAAGGATCATCATTTTTGCCGATAATAATAACATCTTTAATATATGAATTATCAGAGATCACGCTCTTCATTTTAACGGCAAGCGCCGAAGAAATGACGAGCATCGAAACATCGCCGATTTTAAGGATATTTGCCACGCCTTCAGGAGTGAGATCGCGGTCAATAGGCACAAACACTCCGTTTGACGCGATAACCGTAAAATAAGTGACGAGCCATTCATAGCTGTTTTCCGAAAGAAGCGCGACATGCCTTTCACCCAGGCCGAGTGACATCAGCGCGGTGCCAAAGCAATCGACATCGTGTGAAAATTCGTTATGGCTTTTTTGAATTATCTCTCCATTTTTTTTGAAGATGAAAAGCGTTTTATCACCGTAAAGCTCTCTGCAGCCCTTTAAAAGCTCACGGAAGCTCGAAACCCGGCGGGTATCGTAATAAAGATAGTTTTTATTCTGTCTTTTCATACAATTCTTCCTTTATACTTGTTTAATATTGAACAGATTAATCAAATCCGATTCAGTGACACCATAGAGCATATTTTCAGAACAAATATTCTTTATTCTTATTATTATATCAGAATTTTCTCCAATGTCAAATAAACAACCTATAAACATCCTCGAAATTTTCGCGAAATTTTCAGAAGCAAAAAAATTACCGCTCAGCTCGGCATCGTTTATTATTCCGTTTTCTACGGAAAGCGAAAGAGTTATTTTCCCTCCGGATGTTCTGAGAGATTTCGTATAATTAAACTTGCGGGAAGAACCGAAAACAGTCTCATGCGGCAGAAACATTTTTGAGGCGATGATGAATATTTCCTTTTTCTGCTCATCTGTAAACCGCAGTATATCTGCATTGCAGGACAATTCCGGTATTAACGCGTTAATAAAGGATATGGCATCCGTGAATCGGTCCCGCATTTCATCACTGAGAAGTTCACGGATATTCGTGACTCTCTCCCTGTTGGACTTTATACCTTTGGATTCTATTTTGTATGTATCAAAATTTAGTGACCCCTCAAGAGCGTCCTTATCACAGTCGAATAAAAGCGAACCGTGATGTACCGTGTATCCGCCCGTCATATACTGCGCGCTTCCTGATATTTTTTTGCCGCCTACGCAAATATCATTTCTTCCCGAAACTGCGGCGTCAAGACCGAGCGAGCGTAAAAAGCCTGCTACCGGCTCTGTAAACGGATAAAAATCGATCTCGCCTGCACCCTTTTTAATCATTGAATACTGAATACAGCCGCGGTCAGTATATATGGCTCCCCCTCCGGACATTCTGCGGGCAAGCGCGATCCCGTTTCTTTCGGTAAAAGCAAGATTTATTTCCGCATATGCATTCTGATATTTACCGATCATGACGGTGGGCGGCGTAGTCCAAAGATATAATACTTGCTCTGACGGCTTCAGATTTTCGGCAATATAATATTCCGCGGCAAAGCTTTCCGCCGCACAAGTCGCGTCAAAATCAAGAATGAACATCTGTTTCTCTGAGCGCCTCCGCCGCATGATAACTGCTTCTGACAAGCGGACCGCACGAAACATAACCGAATCCGCGCGACTGCGCCTGCGTCTTGTACATTTCAAACATTTCCGGCGTTATATATTCCTTCATTTCGACATGTGATACAGACGGGCGTAGATATTGACCAATTGTAATTATATCACAGCCCGCTGCCCGTAAATCGTCGAATAAAGTAAAAACTTCTTCTTTTTTTTCGCCAAGGCCAACCATAATACCGGATTTGACGCGTATATCCGGCGATTTTGATTTGATATATTTCAATACCTCAAGCGAACGCGTATAAACTGCCTGCGGACGTACGTCTGAATACAGCGACGGAACGGTTTCGACATTGTGCCCGATCACATCCGGATGAGCTGCGATCACGATGTCGAGCGCGTTATTCGAGCCTTTAAAATCCGGTATTAAAAGCTCCACCGCCACTGACGGCAGCCGGCGCTTTATCGATCTGACGCAGGCGGCAAATTGTTCCGCGCCTCCGTCCGGAAGGTCATCGCGCGTTACGCTTGTTATTACGACGTGACGCAGACCGAGTTTCACCGCGGCCTCGGCGATATGCTCCGGTTCTTCCGGGCAAACGCTCTCAGGCGCTCCGTGCTCCACAGAACAGAAACGGCAGTCACGAGTGCAATATTTTCCTAATATCATAAACGTCGCGGTACGTTTTTTAAAGCACTCGCCCATATTAGGGCATTCAGCTTCTTTACATACCGTGTTAAGCCCCAGCGCCGACATCATTTCGGAAATTTCAGAAACCTCCGATTTATTATATTTCACACGAAGCCATGAAGGCTTTTTCTGATCCGTCATTTTTGTTTTCCATTTCCCGACGGATTTCCCTTATCAAGGCTTAAAAGCGCCTCACCTTCTGATACCTCGTCGCCCTCCTCGCGGCACAGCGAATCGATTATGCCATCGTATTCGGATTCGATTTCACTCACGACCTTATCGGTCTCTATCTCGGCGACTATATCGCCCTTTTTGATTTTATCCCCGGGCTTTACGCGATAAACACACAGCGTTCCCTTTGATGATTTCGCCGACAGGTGCGGCATATTGATATACATTTTATTCATGATAATTTCTAACTCCAAATAGTTTT includes:
- a CDS encoding helix-turn-helix transcriptional regulator, with protein sequence MFDTKKFGGYVSKLRKNSDMTQSELAERLNLTRQAVSKYETGDSFPDVTILVLIADTFGVTLDELINSGEPTRGEAAILDSAAKGRDVIAESLADIVNLAPLLKPSVLTKMSNGLSKQGIDISSIVKLAEYLNDEGVISLLESATYDTVNDELLEKLMPVLDDKSKGMIFQKILDGEIDWHLIKTIVPYAEYMSSQIEAAVVEGALPWEALSILHEGLKISWEKKKKDGEL
- a CDS encoding DUF4932 domain-containing protein, with the translated sequence MKGAVILKAEINRNLELVEILLYLADRQNRTEQALKNIYYITKINEYFGKYKSHPAVALTQKLIDEQNFRYIKPIRAILSLDDILNNNTNRLYEWATAVIDFVVVSHFDGFILAMNSYYNMIIKKIQGFDIKKCINFTNYYFKGSNEPFRLMICPFDGNYGFVLDGILNVVRCLPYDGDGNIDTVYTNRLIGGIAHEYAHCFVNPVIEKYKDRLHEYKEFFAAHKNMYTYYNVDYAVMNEYFVRAYTFRYMRLFRNDFPDYDEYCNDTEKTKTAFIIYLDKFVEFLIEYEQSNLAFDEFYLKNLHRIGEFK
- a CDS encoding lipoate--protein ligase, giving the protein MFILDFDATCAAESFAAEYYIAENLKPSEQVLYLWTTPPTVMIGKYQNAYAEINLAFTERNGIALARRMSGGGAIYTDRGCIQYSMIKKGAGEIDFYPFTEPVAGFLRSLGLDAAVSGRNDICVGGKKISGSAQYMTGGYTVHHGSLLFDCDKDALEGSLNFDTYKIESKGIKSNRERVTNIRELLSDEMRDRFTDAISFINALIPELSCNADILRFTDEQKKEIFIIASKMFLPHETVFGSSRKFNYTKSLRTSGGKITLSLSVENGIINDAELSGNFFASENFAKISRMFIGCLFDIGENSDIIIRIKNICSENMLYGVTESDLINLFNIKQV
- a CDS encoding class I SAM-dependent methyltransferase; amino-acid sequence: MNSMFLCPKCKSEFDLPKCPVCGYEVTQINTIYQFCDDPSVKLEGYNQYIGYDGIGEDFEPAVKFWDTNDVERYGVYEACGDLIVQRFGRDITVLDLGAGLGTASIPLAKNGIYTIAADISNVMLSTAVKRAAGRYDNLVFARMNAYNLMIADNRVDIIVENAMLHLVDNPEKVIKEIVRVLKPAGHLIRYGSYSQPLSEEEAKQNALCNNILSDINGVFYNYLTAHGFKSIWFYNRFAEIIPQYFDVPINNIANGFSEVFTEKLKFRLHRLKTGAHSDLQNIPKELINTAWSTADKYARDKYGDDYINIKGFSRYGTAIDIYKAK
- a CDS encoding arylamine N-acetyltransferase, which produces MDFSITKGSHLDKWLDRIGYENNGTLVPSEETLAKIQYTHVTHVPYENLDIINGIPIALDINTLYDKIVTRRRGGYCFEINALFEAMLKEAGFVTESMFARFLRGTTGMQMRHHRVIRVYINGESFIADAGIGQSAPRIPVKLTEGAVQIICGEAYRFIRDPVLGYILQDLHEGKWRDFYAFTSEPQQEIDYMAASFWCEKSPDSPFGKQRMISIKTPDGRITIDGLVLKRFSPQGVEVHELREDEIPTILEEYFGISGII
- a CDS encoding AMP-binding protein, which translates into the protein MKRQNKNYLYYDTRRVSSFRELLKGCRELYGDKTLFIFKKNGEIIQKSHNEFSHDVDCFGTALMSLGLGERHVALLSENSYEWLVTYFTVIASNGVFVPIDRDLTPEGVANILKIGDVSMLVISSALAVKMKSVISDNSYIKDVIIIGKNDDPSFASFEALIEKGDSLLKAGDKSYTSLATDNEVLSSLVYTSGTTGIAKGVMLSEYNIVSTAINALNSMHIHDSCLSVLPYHHTFEATTGILCYMHMGRVIYINENLRALAVNMKNYKPCDMQCVPLVVESIYKRIWATAEEGHKDKILKTLMNASRGLMKIGVDMRKTLFKSIHDSLGGNFTRFICGGAAVKPHICEFFEDIGIEVLTGYGITECSPLVCVNRDYFYDAYSCGVPIRNCSIKINNPNENGEGEICVKGDNVMLGYYKNPVATAAAFEDGWFLTGDIGKIDELGRLFITGRKKNVIVLKNGKNVYPEELESYFDESPYISEIIVFPVTDADNAESMITAEVFPNQDKSAEYGKEKLEKLIRQEIDTVNSGLPMYKQIKRVQFRNQEFEKTTTRKIKRFAVVNGKN
- the rnhA gene encoding ribonuclease HI → MKNVTIYTDGACRGNPGPGGWGTVLVYNGVEKELSGGDPDTTNNRMEIMAVIAGLEALKEPCEALIISDSKYVVDAIEKGWLASWQKRGWRKADGTPALNIDLWKRLLTAAADHKISFSWVKGHAGHSYNERCDELAVAASENAAKRGK
- a CDS encoding lipoyl domain-containing protein is translated as MNKMYINMPHLSAKSSKGTLCVYRVKPGDKIKKGDIVAEIETDKVVSEIESEYDGIIDSLCREEGDEVSEGEALLSLDKGNPSGNGKQK
- the lipA gene encoding lipoyl synthase yields the protein MTDQKKPSWLRVKYNKSEVSEISEMMSALGLNTVCKEAECPNMGECFKKRTATFMILGKYCTRDCRFCSVEHGAPESVCPEEPEHIAEAAVKLGLRHVVITSVTRDDLPDGGAEQFAACVRSIKRRLPSVAVELLIPDFKGSNNALDIVIAAHPDVIGHNVETVPSLYSDVRPQAVYTRSLEVLKYIKSKSPDIRVKSGIMVGLGEKKEEVFTLFDDLRAAGCDIITIGQYLRPSVSHVEMKEYITPEMFEMYKTQAQSRGFGYVSCGPLVRSSYHAAEALRETDVHS